A region of Sulfurovum sp. DNA encodes the following proteins:
- a CDS encoding MMPL family transporter yields the protein MIHQNLEIKFSRYGRWITSIPIKIVLFSIAILIPFIVHVPKIKIDTSTEGFMHPNDPVLQTYNHFREQFGREERVIVAIKSDKIFTLPFLQTLRQLHQALASSVPHIDDITSLYNVRNTLGEEDKLYTDDLLEPFPKTQADVERIKHRAMKSHFYKDLFVSSNGNMTAIILESDAYSQAGTSSESIDDDIGGFDEATQESDVRSDDESGSDSQGRHFLTDQENSEFVQAIHSIVRQYRDKGLDIYVAGSASVVDALKVQMRNDMQKFTRTTFLIIVIFFLVMFRRISATIYPVIVVILALLTTVGAMAWTGVAFKLPTQIVPSLLLAVSVGATVHVLSIFFDKFNEKGDKAEAIEYTLGHSGLAIAMTSITTAIGVGSFAGSEVAPISDLGIFAAFGVLVSLFLTLTLLPALLMITRLKPRKKSEPGRLDRIMEKLAILPIYYYKQILIVGGILVMLSLAMATKIEPSHNPLFWFQPDNINRVSTLAIDREMNGSLTIEAVVDTGKENGWNDPVRLKKLDTLAKEFEHYRDPYTHIGKVVSLHTIVKETNKALHANDEHFYTIPNSVNLVAQELLLFENSGSDDLEDVVDSQFSKVRITVKIPWTDSVKAVGVRNYLQRRLQETFPNDKVEVTGMVSLLINTFSQAVHSAIQSYFIAFTLISLMMILILGSVRLGLFSMIPNLVPIILGLFIMVLKPISLDMFTLLIGSIAIGLAVDDTIHFMHNFKRYYRQTGDSAEAIRLTFFTTGKALVITSMVLSLGFFSFMMGTMISVQNFGLLTGSVIIFALLSDLLIAPAMMIVIAKRGWVK from the coding sequence ATGATACATCAAAATCTTGAAATAAAATTTTCACGCTATGGTCGATGGATTACTTCTATTCCAATTAAAATAGTTTTATTTTCTATTGCAATACTGATACCCTTTATTGTGCATGTACCAAAAATAAAAATAGATACCTCTACTGAAGGATTTATGCATCCAAATGATCCTGTATTGCAAACCTATAACCATTTTCGTGAACAATTTGGGCGCGAAGAGCGTGTTATTGTTGCAATTAAGAGCGACAAGATATTTACACTCCCATTTTTACAGACACTGCGTCAATTACATCAAGCACTTGCAAGTAGTGTGCCTCACATAGATGATATAACATCGCTTTATAATGTACGCAATACACTTGGAGAAGAAGACAAACTCTATACTGATGATTTGCTTGAACCTTTTCCAAAAACACAAGCAGATGTAGAGCGTATTAAGCATCGTGCAATGAAATCACATTTTTACAAAGATCTTTTTGTTTCAAGCAATGGAAATATGACAGCCATTATTTTGGAGAGTGATGCCTATTCTCAAGCAGGTACTTCTTCTGAAAGTATTGATGATGATATTGGTGGTTTCGATGAAGCAACACAAGAATCAGATGTTCGATCAGATGATGAATCAGGAAGTGATTCGCAAGGTAGACATTTTTTGACTGATCAAGAAAATAGTGAATTTGTTCAGGCAATTCATTCAATTGTCAGACAATATCGTGATAAAGGATTAGATATCTATGTTGCGGGAAGTGCATCAGTAGTTGATGCACTTAAAGTGCAGATGCGAAATGATATGCAAAAGTTTACACGCACAACTTTTTTGATTATTGTCATATTTTTTCTTGTAATGTTTCGACGTATTAGTGCAACAATCTATCCAGTGATTGTAGTAATTTTGGCATTACTGACAACGGTAGGTGCGATGGCTTGGACAGGTGTGGCATTTAAGCTTCCTACTCAAATTGTACCTTCATTATTGCTCGCAGTAAGTGTGGGGGCAACAGTACATGTGCTTTCAATCTTTTTTGATAAATTTAATGAAAAAGGAGATAAAGCCGAAGCAATAGAATATACACTCGGACACTCTGGGTTAGCAATAGCTATGACATCGATCACAACTGCAATTGGTGTAGGGTCATTTGCAGGTAGTGAAGTGGCACCAATTTCAGACTTAGGTATTTTTGCTGCATTTGGGGTGCTGGTATCACTCTTTTTAACACTTACGCTCTTGCCCGCACTTTTAATGATTACACGCTTAAAGCCACGCAAGAAAAGTGAACCAGGTAGGCTAGATCGTATCATGGAAAAGTTGGCAATACTGCCTATATACTACTATAAGCAAATTTTGATTGTAGGGGGTATATTAGTGATGCTTTCATTGGCAATGGCAACTAAAATTGAACCTTCACACAATCCACTTTTTTGGTTTCAGCCTGATAATATCAATCGTGTTTCAACTCTTGCGATTGATCGTGAAATGAATGGATCGCTTACTATTGAAGCAGTGGTCGATACGGGCAAAGAAAATGGCTGGAATGATCCTGTGCGTCTGAAAAAACTTGATACATTGGCTAAAGAGTTTGAACACTATCGTGACCCCTATACACATATTGGTAAGGTTGTTTCACTTCATACAATTGTTAAAGAGACCAACAAAGCTTTGCATGCTAACGATGAACACTTTTATACAATCCCAAATAGTGTTAACTTGGTGGCCCAAGAGTTACTCCTGTTTGAAAATAGTGGTAGTGATGATTTGGAAGATGTGGTCGATTCGCAATTTTCTAAAGTACGTATCACGGTTAAGATTCCATGGACCGATTCAGTTAAAGCTGTTGGTGTGCGTAACTACCTTCAAAGACGCTTACAGGAAACTTTTCCAAATGATAAGGTAGAAGTAACAGGAATGGTTTCATTGCTAATTAACACTTTTTCTCAAGCAGTACATTCAGCAATACAAAGTTATTTTATTGCTTTTACACTTATCTCATTGATGATGATATTGATACTTGGCTCAGTACGTTTGGGGCTCTTTAGTATGATTCCTAACCTTGTCCCAATTATTTTGGGACTTTTTATTATGGTTCTTAAGCCCATATCACTAGATATGTTTACGCTCTTAATAGGTTCTATTGCTATTGGTTTGGCAGTGGATGATACAATTCACTTTATGCATAATTTCAAACGCTACTATCGTCAAACTGGCGATAGTGCTGAGGCAATACGTCTTACTTTCTTTACAACAGGTAAAGCACTGGTGATTACTTCTATGGTACTCTCATTGGGGTTTTTCTCTTTCATGATGGGAACAATGATTTCGGTACAAAACTTTGGTTTACTTACCGGAAGTGTTATTATTTTTGCATTACTTTCAGATCTACTGATTGCTCCTGCAATGATGATTGTAATAGCTAAAAGAGGGTGGGTAAAATAG
- a CDS encoding glycosyl hydrolase, with the protein MFKKVLVGLSMCSVVLLANISLEHKVGQMLMVGFHGISAKPESQICKDIKKYDLGAVILFDFNPVDKTKPKNIANKAQMTRLTKELQACSPKHNLLIAVDQEGGRVQRLKSQYGFYGKFPKAANVVKFGMPKMRQTYEKMARELKSVGINYNLAPVVDLDINQKNHVIHGLGRSFGKDPQMVTKYASLFMDAMHHYGVLTSLKHFPGHGSSVGDTHKGFVDVTNLWRSIELEPYRLLSHQADTVMVAHVFNKKLDIKYPATLSRKTVEGLLRKKLDFNGVVITDDLQMGAISKTYGLKTTLQLAINAGDDMLLFGNQIDPKKVVSIQRLVKLVIQLVKEGKVSKKRINQSYRRIRILKKRIR; encoded by the coding sequence ATGTTTAAAAAAGTTTTAGTTGGCTTAAGTATGTGTAGTGTGGTTTTGTTGGCTAATATTTCATTGGAGCATAAGGTTGGGCAGATGCTGATGGTAGGGTTTCATGGAATAAGCGCAAAGCCAGAGTCACAGATTTGTAAAGATATTAAGAAATATGATCTTGGAGCAGTTATCTTATTTGACTTTAATCCAGTGGATAAAACAAAGCCCAAAAATATTGCCAATAAAGCACAAATGACACGTTTAACAAAAGAGCTACAAGCGTGTAGCCCAAAACACAATTTGCTCATTGCTGTTGATCAGGAGGGTGGGCGGGTACAGCGTCTTAAAAGTCAGTATGGTTTTTATGGAAAATTTCCAAAAGCAGCCAATGTGGTAAAGTTTGGTATGCCAAAGATGAGGCAGACCTATGAGAAGATGGCAAGAGAGCTTAAAAGTGTAGGCATTAACTATAATCTCGCACCAGTGGTTGATTTAGATATCAACCAGAAAAATCATGTCATTCATGGACTAGGACGCTCTTTTGGTAAAGATCCTCAAATGGTAACAAAATATGCTTCTCTCTTCATGGATGCAATGCATCACTATGGAGTCCTAACCTCGCTTAAGCACTTTCCAGGACATGGTTCGTCAGTGGGTGATACACACAAAGGATTTGTTGATGTAACAAACCTTTGGAGATCGATAGAGCTAGAACCCTATAGATTGCTTAGTCATCAAGCCGATACTGTCATGGTGGCACATGTATTTAATAAGAAACTTGATATAAAATATCCCGCAACACTCTCTCGTAAAACCGTAGAAGGATTATTACGAAAAAAGCTTGATTTTAATGGTGTGGTTATTACCGATGATCTTCAAATGGGCGCTATTAGTAAAACGTACGGACTTAAAACAACTTTACAGCTTGCCATTAATGCAGGAGATGATATGTTACTTTTCGGTAACCAGATTGACCCTAAAAAAGTAGTATCGATCCAAAGGCTTGTCAAATTAGTCATACAACTTGTCAAAGAGGGAAAGGTAAGTAAAAAACGTATTAATCAGTCATATAGACGCATACGGATACTAAAAAAGAGGATACGGTAG
- a CDS encoding TlpA family protein disulfide reductase, with translation MKKLFLAILFTLGFMGHLNAQNTTKELNIKITDLNGKTYKVTGTPEGLKISGMEGKVIFLEFFGNHCPPCLASIPHLISLKKKYKDKLKIIAIEVQGDDPRFPMSLEQLKIFIKRAGINYSVFSIKQNRVFVHYIQTRSQWGGAIPFLVVVDTKGEVRMIHEGFLPEETLDNMIQSLIKEKIKKK, from the coding sequence ATGAAAAAACTATTTCTTGCAATACTGTTCACTCTTGGATTTATGGGTCATCTTAACGCTCAAAATACTACCAAGGAACTTAATATCAAGATTACAGATCTTAATGGGAAAACATACAAGGTCACAGGAACACCAGAAGGACTTAAGATTTCTGGTATGGAAGGTAAAGTTATCTTTCTTGAGTTTTTTGGGAACCATTGTCCCCCTTGCTTAGCAAGCATTCCTCATTTAATTAGTTTGAAAAAAAAGTATAAAGATAAATTAAAAATTATAGCAATCGAAGTACAAGGAGACGATCCAAGATTCCCAATGAGCCTTGAGCAACTCAAAATATTTATCAAAAGAGCAGGCATTAACTATTCAGTCTTTTCTATAAAACAGAACCGAGTTTTTGTTCACTATATTCAAACTAGATCCCAGTGGGGAGGTGCTATCCCTTTTTTGGTAGTGGTTGATACAAAAGGGGAAGTAAGAATGATTCATGAGGGATTTCTTCCTGAAGAAACCCTTGACAATATGATTCAAAGTCTAATTAAAGAAAAAATAAAGAAAAAATAG
- a CDS encoding DNA-protecting protein DprA, with protein sequence MSPKVPYHISALKVMRKYPSELFFRGNLSLLDRPMVSIVGTRTPSLYTQEFTRRLSGALAKRGICVVSGAAMGVDALAHEAAGLDNTIAVLGCGLDIRYPAINKELISGIEKEGLLLGPFVDGFRATNWSFVVRNELVVSLGELLIVTEADIRSGSLRSVEYAVEMGKEIYVLPHRLTDSMGTNKLLAEKKAKPIYDVEHFVSRFGKAVEQTVVKDDFFYFCQRMPSLDETVKKFGDRVYEAELEGTITIQHGIVRLT encoded by the coding sequence ATGAGCCCTAAAGTTCCCTATCATATCAGTGCATTAAAAGTGATGCGAAAATATCCCTCTGAACTTTTTTTCCGAGGTAATCTTTCTTTACTTGATCGTCCCATGGTCTCTATTGTTGGGACACGCACACCATCACTCTATACGCAAGAGTTTACCAGAAGACTATCTGGTGCACTTGCAAAACGTGGCATTTGTGTGGTTAGTGGTGCAGCTATGGGTGTAGATGCGCTAGCACATGAGGCAGCAGGATTGGACAATACTATTGCGGTATTGGGGTGTGGTTTAGACATCCGATATCCTGCAATCAATAAAGAACTTATCTCTGGTATCGAAAAAGAGGGATTACTTCTTGGACCGTTTGTTGATGGATTTCGTGCAACAAACTGGAGTTTTGTAGTACGTAATGAACTGGTTGTTTCGTTGGGAGAACTACTTATTGTAACAGAGGCAGATATAAGAAGTGGCTCTTTGCGCTCTGTCGAATATGCAGTTGAAATGGGAAAAGAGATTTATGTACTTCCTCACCGCCTAACAGACAGTATGGGAACAAATAAGCTACTTGCCGAAAAAAAAGCAAAACCAATTTATGATGTAGAGCATTTTGTGTCACGTTTTGGAAAAGCAGTTGAGCAGACTGTAGTAAAGGATGACTTTTTCTATTTCTGCCAAAGAATGCCATCGCTAGATGAAACAGTAAAAAAATTTGGTGATAGAGTGTATGAGGCAGAACTTGAGGGAACCATTACGATACAACATGGTATCGTACGGTTAACTTAA